One segment of Tamlana crocina DNA contains the following:
- a CDS encoding alpha-hydroxy acid oxidase — protein MAEIKFDTRYPSIDDLRTRAQKKIPKFAFEYLDGGCNEDVNLIRNTSEIRDVQLKPRYLRDYTGSSLKTKLFGIEYDAPFGIAPVGLQGLMWPNAPEILAKSAFEHNIPFILSTVTTTSIERASELTEGKSWFQLYHPAEDKLRDDIINRAAAAECPVLVILCDVPTFGFRPRDIRNGLAMPPKMSVKNILQILGKPHWAFETLKHGQPNFESLKPYMPKGLDLKQLGKFMDQTFNGRLNEEKIKPIRDMWKGKLVIKGVASEYDTEQAIKLGLDGIIVSNHGGRQLDAGESTIKPLSTIAEKYGNQIEIMMDSGLRSGPDIARTMASGAKFSFLGRSFMYGVSALGKKGGDHTISLLKTELKQVMDQLCCETTADFPNFLVK, from the coding sequence ATGGCAGAAATTAAATTTGATACCCGTTACCCTTCAATCGACGATTTAAGGACGAGAGCCCAAAAGAAGATTCCTAAATTCGCTTTTGAATATTTGGACGGTGGGTGTAATGAAGATGTAAACCTAATACGAAACACATCGGAAATTAGAGATGTACAATTAAAACCAAGATACCTGAGGGATTATACCGGGTCTTCTTTAAAAACCAAACTTTTTGGAATAGAATACGATGCACCTTTTGGTATTGCCCCTGTTGGGCTTCAAGGTTTAATGTGGCCCAATGCCCCAGAAATATTGGCAAAATCGGCATTTGAACATAATATCCCATTCATTCTAAGTACAGTAACCACTACAAGTATTGAGCGTGCCAGTGAACTTACCGAAGGAAAATCTTGGTTTCAACTTTATCACCCAGCAGAAGACAAACTTAGAGACGATATCATAAATCGTGCCGCCGCCGCCGAATGTCCTGTTTTGGTCATTCTTTGCGACGTACCTACTTTTGGCTTTAGACCACGCGATATTAGAAACGGTTTGGCCATGCCTCCAAAAATGTCTGTTAAAAATATTTTACAGATTTTAGGAAAGCCACATTGGGCATTTGAAACCTTAAAACACGGCCAGCCCAACTTTGAAAGTTTAAAACCTTATATGCCTAAAGGCTTGGATTTAAAACAACTGGGCAAGTTTATGGACCAAACCTTTAACGGTCGCTTAAACGAGGAAAAAATAAAACCAATCAGAGATATGTGGAAAGGCAAGTTGGTTATTAAAGGGGTAGCTTCAGAATACGACACTGAGCAGGCCATAAAACTTGGTTTAGACGGTATTATAGTTTCAAACCACGGAGGTAGACAATTGGATGCTGGTGAATCGACCATAAAACCATTATCGACTATTGCTGAAAAATATGGCAATCAAATAGAAATTATGATGGACAGCGGCCTGCGCTCTGGCCCAGATATTGCCAGAACTATGGCTAGTGGTGCCAAGTTTAGCTTCTTGGGACGTTCGTTTATGTACGGTGTTTCAGCCTTGGGTAAAAAAGGAGGTGACCACACTATTTCCCTTTTGAAAACAGAATTAAAACAGGTTATGGACCAATTATGCTGTGAGACCACAGCCGATTTCCCTAATTTTTTAGTGAAATAA
- a CDS encoding fumarylacetoacetate hydrolase family protein, which translates to MKLIRFGAEGAEKPGVQLANGTKIDVSAFGSDYNEDFFGNNGIEKLKTWLVANQDSCQEIDDNVRLGAPLTRPSKLVCIGLNYAQHAAEAGMEVPKEPVLFFKSTTAIVGPNDNIMLPKGSTKTDWEVELAIVIGKEASYVEEEDVFNHIAGYVLHNDVSERAFQIERSGQWCKGKGCDTFAPIGPFIATTDEIEDPNNLNLWLKLNGEVMQNSSTSDFIFNVQQSISHISQFMTLLPGDIISTGTPFGVGLGLNPPVYLKAGDVVELGIEGLGTSKQKVIPFKKQ; encoded by the coding sequence ATGAAATTAATACGATTTGGTGCTGAAGGTGCAGAAAAACCAGGAGTACAATTGGCCAACGGAACAAAAATAGATGTTTCGGCATTTGGCTCAGACTATAACGAAGATTTCTTCGGAAATAACGGTATTGAAAAACTAAAAACTTGGTTGGTGGCAAACCAAGACAGTTGCCAGGAAATTGACGATAATGTAAGGTTGGGTGCACCGCTGACCCGTCCGTCAAAACTGGTTTGTATCGGGTTGAATTATGCACAGCACGCCGCCGAAGCCGGAATGGAAGTACCAAAAGAGCCTGTGCTGTTCTTTAAATCGACCACCGCTATAGTTGGACCCAACGACAATATTATGCTTCCAAAAGGCAGTACTAAAACTGACTGGGAGGTGGAGTTGGCTATCGTTATTGGCAAAGAAGCATCGTATGTTGAAGAGGAAGATGTTTTCAACCATATTGCGGGTTATGTTCTTCACAACGACGTAAGTGAACGTGCTTTTCAAATTGAGCGTTCCGGTCAATGGTGTAAAGGAAAAGGTTGTGATACCTTCGCCCCCATTGGTCCTTTTATTGCAACAACCGATGAAATTGAAGACCCAAACAATCTTAATTTATGGTTGAAATTAAATGGTGAAGTCATGCAAAATAGCTCTACTTCCGATTTTATTTTCAACGTTCAGCAATCCATCAGCCACATCAGTCAATTTATGACACTATTGCCTGGCGATATCATTTCAACAGGAACGCCGTTTGGAGTTGGTTTAGGTCTAAACCCTCCCGTGTATTTAAAAGCTGGTGATGTGGTTGAGTTAGGCATTGAAGGCTTGGGTACTTCAAAACAAAAAGTGATTCCTTTTAAAAAACAATAA
- a CDS encoding glucose 1-dehydrogenase, with amino-acid sequence MAKFSLKNKTVLVTGGGSGIGEAISVTFAHQGAKVHIMDFDFKSAQFVAFKIKKIGGKAEAHQCNVANQQKVLNITNKIAENDTIDILINNAGIAHVGNIEACEEADLDRLYDVNIKGVYNCIKAAIPFMKKQQNGVILNLASIASTVGLNDRFAYSMTKGAVLTMTYSIAKDYINDGIRCNCIAPGRVHTPFVDGFIKNNYPGKEEEMFEKLSRTQPIGRMGSTQEIADLVLFLCSDEAGFITGSNYAIDGGFVTLNGN; translated from the coding sequence ATGGCGAAATTCAGCTTAAAGAATAAAACGGTACTTGTTACTGGTGGTGGCAGTGGTATTGGCGAAGCCATTTCTGTAACCTTTGCCCATCAAGGCGCAAAAGTCCATATTATGGATTTTGATTTTAAATCTGCACAATTTGTGGCTTTTAAAATTAAAAAAATTGGAGGAAAGGCAGAAGCTCATCAATGCAATGTAGCCAATCAGCAAAAAGTACTCAACATCACCAATAAAATAGCCGAAAACGACACTATTGATATTTTAATAAACAACGCCGGAATTGCCCACGTGGGAAATATTGAAGCCTGTGAAGAAGCCGATTTAGACCGTCTTTACGACGTGAACATTAAAGGCGTTTACAACTGCATAAAAGCAGCTATACCATTTATGAAGAAACAACAAAACGGGGTAATTTTGAATTTGGCTTCCATTGCGTCAACCGTTGGCTTGAACGACCGTTTTGCCTATTCGATGACCAAAGGTGCGGTATTGACCATGACCTACTCCATTGCCAAAGATTATATAAACGATGGCATCCGCTGTAACTGCATCGCTCCTGGGCGTGTACATACGCCGTTTGTGGACGGCTTTATAAAAAATAACTACCCCGGAAAAGAGGAAGAAATGTTCGAGAAACTTTCAAGAACACAACCCATTGGACGCATGGGAAGCACCCAGGAAATTGCCGATTTGGTGCTGTTTTTATGTTCGGACGAAGCCGGATTTATTACAGGTTCCAATTATGCCATTGATGGTGGTTTTGTTACCCTAAATGGAAATTAA
- a CDS encoding AraC family transcriptional regulator yields the protein MKLHLLDRSNLGNISFATKVNEYPYFLKIWHYHPELELVVVLKSEGTCFIGDSVEKFGIGDVVLIGENLPHMWQNDEDYFLQTSKQTAKAIAIHFKKDYLGPKFFEKPEMIHILELFERARFGLKFLNIDKNVISEIHNMLKLEGFEKTMAFLHILNKLAKHKSTMRLSSQGFVNSFQASKSDAQDNVQAYIFKNFNQDISLEKAAEIANMNPSAFSRFFKRVNRKTFSKYVTEIRIGYACKLLQENKFNISSVCYESGFNNVSNFNRQFKLSMNCTPSEYVEKRKRSNLPQQ from the coding sequence ATGAAACTTCACCTTTTAGATCGGAGTAATCTGGGAAACATTTCGTTTGCAACTAAGGTTAACGAGTACCCTTACTTTTTAAAAATTTGGCATTATCACCCAGAATTGGAACTGGTAGTGGTTTTAAAAAGTGAGGGTACTTGTTTTATTGGCGATAGCGTTGAAAAATTTGGTATTGGGGACGTTGTGCTAATTGGTGAAAACCTACCGCACATGTGGCAGAATGATGAAGACTATTTCCTTCAAACTTCAAAACAAACTGCCAAAGCCATTGCCATACACTTTAAAAAAGATTATCTCGGCCCCAAGTTTTTCGAAAAGCCAGAAATGATCCATATTTTGGAATTATTTGAACGTGCCCGTTTTGGACTAAAGTTTTTGAATATTGATAAAAACGTAATTTCAGAAATTCATAACATGCTGAAATTGGAAGGCTTTGAAAAAACCATGGCTTTTCTACATATATTGAACAAATTGGCCAAACACAAAAGCACCATGCGCTTGTCCAGCCAAGGATTTGTCAATTCGTTTCAAGCTTCAAAGAGTGATGCACAAGACAACGTGCAAGCCTATATTTTTAAAAATTTCAACCAAGATATTTCTCTCGAAAAGGCTGCTGAAATCGCCAATATGAACCCTTCGGCCTTTAGTCGCTTTTTCAAAAGAGTGAACCGCAAGACCTTTTCAAAATATGTTACCGAAATCCGTATCGGTTATGCCTGTAAACTGCTTCAAGAGAATAAATTCAATATTTCAAGCGTTTGCTACGAATCTGGTTTCAACAATGTTTCAAACTTCAACAGGCAATTTAAACTCAGCATGAACTGTACCCCTTCAGAATATGTCGAAAAACGTAAAAGGTCTAATCTACCGCAACAATAA